The genomic DNA CACCGGCAGTCGGCGCAGGACCCGGTGGATCGCACGGACCTGGAAGGGATGGCGGGCGGTGTCCACCAGCAGCACGAGGCCGAAGTCCCAGGCGTCCGGGCGGGGCCGCTCGGCACGCAGCCGCAGGTACGTCGCCCAGCGGTGGTGCCCGTCCGCGATCAGCGCCTGCCTGCCGGAGAGATCGGCGTCGATCTCCGCCAGTTCGGCCGGGTCCGTGACGGCCCACAGCCGGTGCCGGGTCCCGTCCGGGGTGGCGGTCGTCAGCAGCGGGGGGCGTGCCGCGGTCCGTTCGACGACGGCCCCGGCCCCGTGCGGGCCGCCGTCCCCCCGGTAGGCGAGCAGCAGCGGCTCCAGATGCGCGGCCGTCGCCCGCATCAGACCGGCCCGGTCCTCGACGATGTGCGGCATCACCGCCTCGTGCGGCAGGACGATGCCCTCGTCCGGCTCGGAGAGCCGCAGTGCCCCGATCAGCCCGCGCTGCACGAAGTCCTCGCCGCGCTGCTCGCTCACGTACAGCGCGGGCTCGGAGTCCGGGGCGAGCACGCCCCCCGACAGCCAGCCGCGCAGGGTGGCGGCGGCGCGCTCGGCGCGGTCGGCGGGGGTGGCCCCCTGCGGCAGGATCAGCCGCACGATGCTGTGCGGATGGGCGGAGTCCGGATGGTGCGGCCCGTCCGGGCCCGCCCCGGCCGTGTACGGCGGCGAGGTCACGGCCGCGAGGCTGCCGACCCGCTCGGGGACGTAGCGCAGGCCGCGGAAGGGATGGAGCTGCAGGCCGTTGCCCGCAGGGCCCGTGGATGTCATTGGCGCATCGTAGGAAGGCGCCTTTTCGATCCGATTTCACGCCGGGAAACCGGTGGACGGCCGGAGACCGGCGGCCCGCCGGAGCCGTCTACCGGGTGCCGAGCAGCCGGGCCAGGGCGTCCGCGTCGACCCGGACCCCGAGCCGGGTGGTGGCGACCATGTCCGTGATCTGCGCGGTGCGTTCCTCCCACGCGGTGGCGGCCAGGAAGCGGAAGATGTCCCGGGCGTGCTGGAGCCGCGCGACCGCCGCGGCGTCGCCCCGGACCGCCTCCGCGCAGGCCCGGTCGGTCTCGATCCGGGCTTGCAGGAACCGGTCCCCGACGTCCTCGGCGGCGGTGAGCGCCTCGCGCAGAATGGACTCCGCCTCGGTGGAACGATTCTGCCGCCACTGTGCCTCGCCGAGGGCCCGCAGGGCGTACGCCTCGCCCAGCCGGTCGCCCTGTGCACGTGTCAGTGCGATGACCTCACGGCAGGCCCGCTCGACACGCGGCAGTTCGCCCGCCCGGAGGTAGGCCTCCGCCAGCCGGTAGATGTTCTGCGCCTTGCCGCGTACGGAACCGGCCTCGTCGCTCGTCCGGATGGCCTCGCGCAGCAGCGTGATGCCGAGATCCGTCTCGCCGCGCTCCAGCTCGATCTGGGCGAGCAGCCCGAGCGCGTGGGAGCGGCTGGTCGGGTCGTCGGTGCGGCCGAAGTAGTCGAGCGCCGCGCGGCAGTGCCCGGCGGCGTTGTCGAGGTCCCCCTTGAAGCGGGAGCACAGCGCCAGGTTGCGCAGCACGATGGCCCGCTCATGGAGGTCGTCGCTCCGCTCCAGCAGCTCCATCGCCGAGGAGAGCAGGGAGTCGGCCTCGGCGTAGCGCCGCTGGTAGATCGCCAGCGTGCCGAGCGAGCGCAGCATGATCGTGGCCCCCGGGTCGTCGCCCGCGCTGCGCGCGCCGTCGAGGGCGGTCTGCGCGGTCTGCTGCCAGTCCTCCAGGTAGTTGCGCATCTCGAAGAGCGGCATGGTGCGCGCGGTCAGCCCCCAGGCGTGCGCGGAGGCTCCGCTCTGCGCGGCGTGGGCGACCATGCTGACGAGGGAGGTGCGCTCCGACTCGAACCACTCCAGGGGGTCGGCCAGCAGGTCCGCGACCGTCTCCTCGGGGAGCGTCACTTCGAGCCGGGCCCGGTGCGGGGCGAGGTGGCCCTTGCCGTACAGCTGTCTGTGCGCGGCGTCGGCCAGGGTGAGCATGGTGCCGTAGGCCCGCTCGACCGTGTCCTCCCGGTCGCTCTCGGAGTCCTCGGCGTGCGCGCGCTCCCAGGCGAACAGCCGCAGCAGCTCCTGGAACCGGAACCGGACGGGCGCGCCCGGGACGATGGTGGAGACCTCCAGCAGCTGGGCGTCCACGAGTTGTTCGAGCAGGTCCTCGGCCTCGTCCACGTCCACGTCGAGGACGGCCGCGGCCGTCCAGGCGGCGAACGTGGTCACGGGCAGCAGCCCGAGCCGCCGGTACAGCCGCGCGGCGTCCGGGGACAACTCCCGGTAGCTGAGCCAGAATCCGGCCCGCACACCGCCGTCGTTCGGGCTCAGGACGTCCAGCCTGCGGTAGCGGTCCTCCAGCCGGGAGGTCAGCTGGCGCAGCGACCAGTGGGGCCGGGTGGCCAGCCGGCCCGCCGCGATGCGCAGGGCCAGCGGCAGCCGCCCGCACAGATCGACCAGCCGGGCCGCGGAGGCCGGGTCGGTGGCGACCCGCTCGGCCCCGATGACGGTGGCGAGCATGCTGTCGGCCTCGTCCGGCGTCATCAGCTTGAGGTGGATCCGTACCGCCGCGTAGTCGCTGGTCAGTTCGTCCAGCGGGTCACGGCTCGTGATCAGTACGAAGCACTGGCCGCGCCCGGGGAGCAGCGGCTGGATCTGGGTGAACGAGCGGACGTCGTCCAGGATGATCAGCAGCTTGCGGTTGTTCAGGAGCGAGCGGTAGAGCGCGGACCGCTCCTGGAGATGGGCCGGGATCTGGGCACTGGGCACACCGAGACCGCGCAGCGACTGGTCGAGCACGGACATCGGAGACAGCGGCTGGTCGAACTCGTGATAGCCGTGTACGTCGATGAAGAGCTGGCCGTCCGGGAACCGTTCGGCGACCCGGTTCGCCCAGTGCGCGGCCAGCGCGCTCTTGCCGATGCCGCTCACCCCGGAGATGACCGCGACCGAGAGGGGCCCGCGGTCGCCCGCGTCGGG from Streptomyces sp. NBC_00654 includes the following:
- a CDS encoding DUF1015 domain-containing protein is translated as MTSTGPAGNGLQLHPFRGLRYVPERVGSLAAVTSPPYTAGAGPDGPHHPDSAHPHSIVRLILPQGATPADRAERAAATLRGWLSGGVLAPDSEPALYVSEQRGEDFVQRGLIGALRLSEPDEGIVLPHEAVMPHIVEDRAGLMRATAAHLEPLLLAYRGDGGPHGAGAVVERTAARPPLLTTATPDGTRHRLWAVTDPAELAEIDADLSGRQALIADGHHRWATYLRLRAERPRPDAWDFGLVLLVDTARHPFQVRAIHRVLRRLPVAEALAAVEGPFRVRRVAASLPAALEVLAEAARYGNAFLLTGGTDFHLVDRPDPDLLARTLPEDRPPAWRALDAAVLHATLLDHLWRIPDAPADIAYVHDAREAAERAHRLGGTAVLLHPVREEVVRLLAGEGVTMPRKSTSFGPKPPTGLVLRSLEHH
- a CDS encoding BTAD domain-containing putative transcriptional regulator, which gives rise to MTHTLSFKLLGPLEISANGETIRVSSARQRAVLATLLLSPDRTVSVAALTEAVWQGTPPTTARNQIAICITTLRKIFREKASVKDLIETRHPGYILHSRDSYIDLQDLSESVAKARLTSAHDERVDEATALFEHSLALWRGPVLEGLTGDRIDDTVTQLSEFRLDINEEYAALQLRLGGHHSVITRLTALVKEHPLREQARAHLMHAHHLAGRRAEALQVYREGRRALVDELGIEPGPALQEVHQRILQDANELEGFIAQPSPAARRPPAASPTTPPATPPAAPSSVPSAAPLAAVPPACPAPGRQSAVPAAPDSGAVPAPVPAPAGHTHGVAVAVPAQLPLPVTAFTGRLPEIDVLDALLPDAGDRGPLSVAVISGVSGIGKSALAAHWANRVAERFPDGQLFIDVHGYHEFDQPLSPMSVLDQSLRGLGVPSAQIPAHLQERSALYRSLLNNRKLLIILDDVRSFTQIQPLLPGRGQCFVLITSRDPLDELTSDYAAVRIHLKLMTPDEADSMLATVIGAERVATDPASAARLVDLCGRLPLALRIAAGRLATRPHWSLRQLTSRLEDRYRRLDVLSPNDGGVRAGFWLSYRELSPDAARLYRRLGLLPVTTFAAWTAAAVLDVDVDEAEDLLEQLVDAQLLEVSTIVPGAPVRFRFQELLRLFAWERAHAEDSESDREDTVERAYGTMLTLADAAHRQLYGKGHLAPHRARLEVTLPEETVADLLADPLEWFESERTSLVSMVAHAAQSGASAHAWGLTARTMPLFEMRNYLEDWQQTAQTALDGARSAGDDPGATIMLRSLGTLAIYQRRYAEADSLLSSAMELLERSDDLHERAIVLRNLALCSRFKGDLDNAAGHCRAALDYFGRTDDPTSRSHALGLLAQIELERGETDLGITLLREAIRTSDEAGSVRGKAQNIYRLAEAYLRAGELPRVERACREVIALTRAQGDRLGEAYALRALGEAQWRQNRSTEAESILREALTAAEDVGDRFLQARIETDRACAEAVRGDAAAVARLQHARDIFRFLAATAWEERTAQITDMVATTRLGVRVDADALARLLGTR